The Piliocolobus tephrosceles isolate RC106 chromosome 2, ASM277652v3, whole genome shotgun sequence genome window below encodes:
- the IL12A gene encoding interleukin-12 subunit alpha translates to MWPPGSASQPPPSPATATGLHPAACPVSLQCRLSMCPARSLLLVATLVLLDYLSLARNLSVATPGPEMFPCLHHSQNLLRAASNTLQKARQILEFYPCTSEEIDHEDITKDKTSTVEACLPLELIKNESCLNSRETSFTTNGSCLASRKTSFMMALCLSSIYEDLKMYQVEFKTMNAKLLMDPKRQIFLDQNMLGVIDELMQALNFNSETVPQKSSLEEPDFYKTKIKLCILLHAFRIRAVTIDRVMSYLNAS, encoded by the exons ATGTGGCCCCCTGGGTCAGCCTCGCAGCCACCGCCCTCACCTGCCACGGCCACAGGTCTGCATCCAGCGGCTTGCCCAGTGTCCCTGCAGTGCCGGCTCAGCATGTGTCCAGCGCGCA GCCTCCTCCTTGTGGCCACCCTGGTCCTCCTGGACTACCTCAGTTTGGCCAGAAACCTCTCCGTGGCCACCCCAGGCCCAGAAATGTTCCCGTGCCTTCACCACTCCCAAAACCTGCTGAGGGCCGCCAGCAACACGCTCCAGAAG GCCAGACAAATTCTAGAATTTTACCCTTGCACTTCTGAAGAGATTGATCATGAAGATATCACAAAAGATAAAACCAGCACAGTGGAGGCCTGTTTACCATTGGAATTAATCAAG AATGAGAGTTGCCTGAATTCCAGAGAGACCTCTTTCACAACT aatgGGAGCTGCCTGGCCTCCAGAAAGACCTCTTTTATGATG GCCCTGTGCCTTAGTAGTATTTATGAAGACTTGAAGATGTACCaggtggagttcaagaccatgaATGCAAAGCTTCTGATGGATCCTAAGAGGCAGATCTTTCTAGATCAAAACATGCTGGGAGTTATTGACGAGCTGATGCAG GCCCTGAATTTCAACAGTGAGACTGTGCCACAAAAATCCTCCCTTGAAGAACCggatttttataaaactaaaatcaaGCTCTGCATACTTCTTCATGCTTTCAGAATTCGGGCAGTGACTATTGATAGAGTGATGAGCTATCTGAATGCTTCCTAA